One Cyprinus carpio isolate SPL01 chromosome B25, ASM1834038v1, whole genome shotgun sequence genomic region harbors:
- the LOC109062432 gene encoding AP-3 complex subunit sigma-2-like — MIKAILIFNNHGKPRLIRFYQYFAEDMQQQIIRETFHLVSKRDDNVCNFLEGGSLIGGSDYKLIYRHYATLYFVFCVDSSESELGILDLIQVFVETLDKCFENVCELDLIFHMDKVHYILQEVVMGGMVLETNMNEIVAQVELQNRMEKSEGGLSGAPARAVSAVKNMNLPEIPRNINIGDINIKVPSLSPF, encoded by the exons ATGATCAAGGCTATTCTCATTTTTAACAATCATGGGAAACCCAGGCTCATCAGATTCTACCAGTATTTT GCAGAAGACATGCAGCAACAGATCATTAGGGAGACCTTTCATCTGGTGTCCAAAAGAGATGACAATGTCTGCAATTTTCTGGAGGGCGGAAG TTTGATCGGAGGCTCTGACTACAAGCTGATCTACAGACACTATGCCACCCTGtactttgtgttttgtgtggaCTCATCAGAGAGCGAGCTGGGGATTCTAGATCTCATTCAG GTCTTTGTGGAAACCCTGgacaaatgttttgagaatgtgtGTGAACTGGACTTAATCTTTCACATGGACAAG GTTCATTACATTCTCCAGGAAGTTGTCATGGGTGGGATGGTTCTGGAaactaacatgaatgaaataGTCGCCCAAGTGGAGCTGCAGAACAGAATGGAGAAATCGGAG GGTGGTCTGTCTGGCGCACCAGCACGAGCTGTTTCTGCTGTGAAAAATATGAACCTTCCTGAAATACCCCGTAACATCAATATCGGGGACATCAATATAAAAGTGCCCAGTCTCTCCCCGTTTTGA
- the LOC109062429 gene encoding uncharacterized protein C11orf24-like isoform X2: protein MVSTTHVIMTVHPVLVLLPILGLLVLPCAPLPLMNVLRIVANGTVDKPGECDLKYCPKDEVCWKAVVNTTQSLCFLISCPNNTQNFSCENFTNFNDLLAELGVITNDSIHVSKNQIDKSALPHQSAGNNSSPNVTQHLATEPNVSISRTSTTTDPATLQINLTTILTTNLQTSPTKKASTKPAITTTTLTTPAETSTTTTTPKPTITSPKPFPTTTSTTTTVAQTIIPKQPPSQSPSGTNMSASISPSVPTTPSFTPSIKPIQTSAASSEENKPSQTMPKTSLSPSVVVSALAKDIPKGDQPMIEVAGDPLTSHLLNTSSLLAVLLFGLLFFVVTVALFLKQAYESYKRKDYTQVDYLINGMYSDSGV, encoded by the exons ATGGTCTCAACCACTCATGTGATAATGACTGTCCATCCCGTCCTGGTCCTGCTGCCCATTCTGGGGCTCCTTGTGCTTCCATGTGCACCCTTGCCATTGATGAATGTCCTCAGGATAGTGGCTAATGGGACTGTGGACAAACCCGGGGAATGTGATCTAAAATATT gtCCTAAAGATGAAGTCTGTTGGAAGGCTGTTGTTAATACAACACAATCTCTGTGTTTTCTGATCAGCTGCCCGAATAATACCCAGAATTTTTCTTGTGAAAATTTCACAAATTTCAACGACCTGTTGGCGGAACTTGGTGTGATCACAAATG ACTCTATCCATGTGAGCAAAAATCAGATTGATAAATCAGCGCTTCCCCATCAGTCTGCTGGCAACAACTCTTCACCTAATGTAACACAGCATTTGGCAACTGAACCTAACGTCTCGATCTCCAGGACTTCCACTACCACAGATCCGGCCACTTTACAAATCAACTTAACGACTATATTGACCACCAACCTGCAGACATCCCCAACAAAGAAAGCCTCCACAAAACCAGCGATCACCACAACCACTCTGACAACACCAGCCGAGACATCCACCACCACAACTACACCTAAACCAACCATAACCAGCCCTAAACCCTTTCCAACAACTACCAGCACAACCACAACAGTTGCACAAACCATAATTCCAAAACAACCGCCTTCACAATCACCATCAGGGACCAATATGTCTGCCAGCATCTCACCATCAGTGCCTACAACACCTTCATTCACTCCTTCCATAAAACCGATCCAAACTTCTGCAGCATCATCAGAAGAGAACAAGCCATCACAGACCATGCCAAAAACCTCATTGAGCCCCTCAGTAGTGGTGTCTGCACTGGCTAAGGACATTCCCAAAGGGGACCAACCCATGATTGAGGTGGCCGGAGACCCTTTGACCAGCCACCTGTTGAACACAAGCTCCTTGTTGGCCGTTCTTCTGTTTGGCCTCCTCTTCTTCGTGGTCACGGTGGCGCTGTTTCTCAAACAAGCATACGAGAGTTACAAGCGGAAGGACTACACTCAGGTCGACTATCTCATCAATGGAATGTACTCCGATTCGGGGGTCTGA
- the LOC109062429 gene encoding uncharacterized protein C11orf24-like isoform X1 has product MISTSWNGFSEPFSAVCSVGDVTLSLIMVSTTHVIMTVHPVLVLLPILGLLVLPCAPLPLMNVLRIVANGTVDKPGECDLKYCPKDEVCWKAVVNTTQSLCFLISCPNNTQNFSCENFTNFNDLLAELGVITNDSIHVSKNQIDKSALPHQSAGNNSSPNVTQHLATEPNVSISRTSTTTDPATLQINLTTILTTNLQTSPTKKASTKPAITTTTLTTPAETSTTTTTPKPTITSPKPFPTTTSTTTTVAQTIIPKQPPSQSPSGTNMSASISPSVPTTPSFTPSIKPIQTSAASSEENKPSQTMPKTSLSPSVVVSALAKDIPKGDQPMIEVAGDPLTSHLLNTSSLLAVLLFGLLFFVVTVALFLKQAYESYKRKDYTQVDYLINGMYSDSGV; this is encoded by the exons ATGATCAGTACATCCTGGAACGGGTTTAGTGAGCCCTTCAGTGCTGTTTGCA GTGTTGGGGATGTGACCCTCTCTCTCATTATGGTCTCAACCACTCATGTGATAATGACTGTCCATCCCGTCCTGGTCCTGCTGCCCATTCTGGGGCTCCTTGTGCTTCCATGTGCACCCTTGCCATTGATGAATGTCCTCAGGATAGTGGCTAATGGGACTGTGGACAAACCCGGGGAATGTGATCTAAAATATT gtCCTAAAGATGAAGTCTGTTGGAAGGCTGTTGTTAATACAACACAATCTCTGTGTTTTCTGATCAGCTGCCCGAATAATACCCAGAATTTTTCTTGTGAAAATTTCACAAATTTCAACGACCTGTTGGCGGAACTTGGTGTGATCACAAATG ACTCTATCCATGTGAGCAAAAATCAGATTGATAAATCAGCGCTTCCCCATCAGTCTGCTGGCAACAACTCTTCACCTAATGTAACACAGCATTTGGCAACTGAACCTAACGTCTCGATCTCCAGGACTTCCACTACCACAGATCCGGCCACTTTACAAATCAACTTAACGACTATATTGACCACCAACCTGCAGACATCCCCAACAAAGAAAGCCTCCACAAAACCAGCGATCACCACAACCACTCTGACAACACCAGCCGAGACATCCACCACCACAACTACACCTAAACCAACCATAACCAGCCCTAAACCCTTTCCAACAACTACCAGCACAACCACAACAGTTGCACAAACCATAATTCCAAAACAACCGCCTTCACAATCACCATCAGGGACCAATATGTCTGCCAGCATCTCACCATCAGTGCCTACAACACCTTCATTCACTCCTTCCATAAAACCGATCCAAACTTCTGCAGCATCATCAGAAGAGAACAAGCCATCACAGACCATGCCAAAAACCTCATTGAGCCCCTCAGTAGTGGTGTCTGCACTGGCTAAGGACATTCCCAAAGGGGACCAACCCATGATTGAGGTGGCCGGAGACCCTTTGACCAGCCACCTGTTGAACACAAGCTCCTTGTTGGCCGTTCTTCTGTTTGGCCTCCTCTTCTTCGTGGTCACGGTGGCGCTGTTTCTCAAACAAGCATACGAGAGTTACAAGCGGAAGGACTACACTCAGGTCGACTATCTCATCAATGGAATGTACTCCGATTCGGGGGTCTGA